In Candida orthopsilosis Co 90-125, chromosome 6 draft sequence, the following are encoded in one genomic region:
- a CDS encoding Cdc20 protein (protein similar to S. cerevisiae Cdc20p), which yields MSTLALSPSNKLKRSIPNSPSKENEDISEVKHEKHEKRYVSGPTSATESLLSPSKRQLLKQMSPNVSKKSKPSSESIVKPPHYVTESKFQRPQLPPSLKPKLEQRSKTSLTLPSTNLPPSFGLRRSNSLLNRSNSSLSEQSSINLPDRFIPSRHNSVSGKLDSSTVSPAPNASPETHIKAQTSKIYQHHVAEACGLEVNSRILLYQPPPPERKKPVNLATQLTQTNKLKIGKHSLPPSIASARAKKIPSSPERVLDAPGLVDDFYLNLLAWSSYNLLAIGLEDAVYVWNASTGSVGLLCELPDKALVSSVKWSQDGSYVSIGKDDGLIEIWDIEKNVKLRTLNCDNHLTRVASQAWNQHVLTSGSRIGNLYHSDVRVASHLSAKAENCHDSEICGIEYKHDGKQFVTGGNDNVVNIWDVRNTTPLFTKTNHKAAVKALSWCPYHPSLLATGGGSNDKTINFWNTTTGARVNTIETGSQVSSLNWGYAHGTGMEIVATHGFPTNSISLFNYPTLQKTGEIVNAHDTRILNGCLSPDNLTLATVAGDENLKFWSLFDMNKSAKRLYDDELNDSKDEPKMKKMMNLR from the coding sequence ATGTCGACATTGGCGTTGTCACCAAGTAACAAGCTTAAGCGCTCGATTCCTAATTCACCAAGTAAAGAGAATGAGGATATATCAGAAGTCAAACACGAAAAGCATGAAAAACGTTATGTAAGTGGACCAACGTCAGCAACTGAGTCATTGCTTTCGCCTTCAAAGAGACAATTGCTCAAACAAATGAGCCcaaatgtttcaaaaaagtCTAAACCATCGTCGGAATCAATAGTCAAACCGCCACATTATGTTACTGAATCCAAGTTCCAAAGACCGCAGTTACCTCCCTCACTCAAGCCTAAATTGGAGCAGAGATCGAAAACATCATTGACATTACCATCAACTAACTTGCCACCTTCATTTGGCTTACGTCGCTCCAACTCATTACTCAATAGATCAAACAGCTCCTTATCTGAACAATCTTCTATAAACCTACCCGACCGATTCATTCCATCGCGACATAACTCCGTAAGCGGAAAACTTGACTCATCTACTGTATCGCCAGCACCAAATGCATCTCCAGAAACACATATAAAAGCACaaacttcaaaaatatATCAGCATCATGTGGCTGAAGCATGTGGGCTAGAGGTTAACTCGAGAATTTTACTATACCagccaccaccaccagagAGGAAGAAACCTGTCAATCTTGCAACTCAGTTGACTCAGACAAATAAGCTTAAAATTGGGAAGCACTCACTTCCACCATCAATTGCTTCAGCAAGAGCGAAAAAGATCCCTTCTTCTCCAGAGAGGGTTTTGGACGCACCCGGAttagttgatgatttttaTCTCAATTTACTAGCATGGTCACTGTATAACCTTTTGGCGATAGGACTTGAAGATGCTGTTTATGTTTGGAACGCCTCAACTGGATCAGTTGGACTTTTATGTGAGCTTCCTGATAAAGCTCTAGTTTCCTCTGTGAAATGGTCCCAAGATGGATCATATGTCTCAATTGGAAAGGACGATGGGcttattgaaatttgggatattgaaaagaatgtAAAGTTGCGGACGCTAAATTGTGACAATCATTTGACAAGAGTTGCATCACAGGCATGGAACCAGCATGTATTGACCAGCGGGAGCAGAATAGGTAACTTGTACCATTCAGATGTGAGAGTAGCATCCCATCTAAGTGCAAAAGCTGAAAACTGTCACGACTCAGAAATTTGTGGCATCGAATATAAACATGATGGAAAGCAATTCGTCACTGGTGGAAATGATAATGTTGTCAACATCTGGGATGTCAGAAACACTACTCCATTATTTACCAAAACCAATCACAAAGCAGCGGTCAAGGCGTTGTCATGGTGCCCTTATCATCCATCATTGTTGGCTACAGGAGGTGGTTCCAACgacaaaacaataaatttttgGAATACTACAACAGGAGCTAGAGTAAACACAATCGAAACGGGATCGCAGGTGAGTTCATTGAACTGGGGCTATGCACATGGTACAGGAATGGAGATTGTCGCCACGCATGGGTTTCCAACAAATAGCATCTCCTTGTTCAATTACCCTACGTTGCAAAAGACTGGGGAAATTGTCAATGCGCATGACACTAGGATCTTGAATGGTTGTTTGAGCCCGGATAATCTTACACTCGCGACAGTTGCGGGTGATGAGAATCTAAAGTTTTGGTCTTTGTTTGATATGAACAAATCGGCAAAGAGAttatatgatgatgaattaaaTGATTCTAAAGACGaaccaaaaatgaaaaagatgatgaaCCTTCGTTAG